A window of Triplophysa dalaica isolate WHDGS20190420 chromosome 7, ASM1584641v1, whole genome shotgun sequence contains these coding sequences:
- the phb gene encoding prohibitin, with product MAKLFESVGKLGLALAIGGGVVNSALYNVDAGHRAVIFDRFRGVQDIVVGEGTHFIIPWVQKPIIFDCRSRPRNVPVITGSKDLQNVNITLRILFRPLATQLPRIFTSIGEDYDERVLPSITTEVLKSVVARFDAGELITQRELVSRQVSEDLTERASTFGLILDDVSLTHLTFGKEFTEAVELKQVAQQEAERARFVVEKAEQQKQAAIISAEGDSQAALLIANSLEVAGNGLVELRKLEAAEDIAFQLSRSRNVTYLPAGQGTLLQLPQ from the exons ATGGCGAAACTCTTCGAGTCAGTTGGAAAATTGGGATTAGCCTTGGCTATTGGAGGAGGTGTCGTTAACTCTGCTCTATATAATG tCGATGCAGGCCACAGGGCAGTCATCTTTGACCGGTTTCGAGGTGTGCAAGATATTGTTGTTGGGGAAGGCACACATTTCATTATACCATGGGTTCAGAAGCCAATCATCTTTGACTGCAGGTCCCGTCCACGCAACGTGCCTGTCATTACTGGTAGCAAAG ACTTGCAGAATGTAAACATCACCCTCAGGATTCTGTTTAGGCCTCTTGCAACGCAGCTGCCACGAATTTTCACCAGCATTGGTGAGGACTACGATGAAAGGGTTCTTCCTTCCATCACTACTGAAGTGTTGAAGTCTGTAGTG GCCCGTTTTGATGCAGGTGAGCTTATTACTCAGAGAGAGCTGGTGTCCAGGCAGGTCAGTGAGGATCTGACAGAAAGGGCATCAACCTTCGGCCTCATCCTTGATGACGTCTCCTTG ACACATCTAACATTTGGAAAGGAGTTCACCGAAGCTGTTGAGTTGAAGCAGGTTGCACAGCAGGAGGCTGAGAGAGCCAGGTTTGTTGTAGAAAAG GCTGAACAGCAGAAGCAGGCCGCCATAATATCGGCTGAAGGTGATTCCCAGGCTGCTCTGTTGATCGCTAATTCTCTGGAAGTGGCTGGTAACGGTCTTGTGGAGCTGAGAAAGTTGGAGGCAGCTGAAGACATCGCCTTCCAGCTCAGCCGCTCTCGTAATGTTACCTACCTGCCAGCCGGACAGGGAACTCTCCTTCAGTTACCGCAGTAA